GGAGTCATTGAATATCTCTCTTCAGGAATATTATAGTTTACTGGGTCATAACCCCAGTTATATATCTCTCCAGTGGCATAATTGTATTTTGTAGCAAAATCATAGAAAGGCATAATCTGTACATGAGTAACTCCTAGCTCCTTTAAATGGTCAATTCCAGTTTTAACACTAGAATAGCTAGTACCTTCCTCTACAGCTCCTAAGAATTTACCCCTTTTGTCAGAGCTAACACCAGAAGTACTATCAATCGTAAAATCCCTGATACTCATTTCGTAGATAATAGAATCTTCTCTTTCCTTAAGTTCAGGTCTTGGTGACCAATCAATATCGGTTCTAGATAAGTCCATAACAATATTTACACTACTACCTACATTAGTCCTAATACTAACACCTTGTTCCTGACCTTCTTTTCCTTCATTTCCATTGGCTAATTCGGCATCATATTTAGCCATTACCCCATAAGGGTCTCTTACTGGCTGACCATTAATCTTGAATTGATATTCCTTAAGATGCAAATCGCCTTTTACTGTTACACCATAAATATTACTATATCCATCCACACTGACTGGCTGACAATCATACTCGTCTCCATCTACTTCTACCGTAACATTACTAGAATCAGGCGACCAGATTCTAAAGTCTGTTGCTGTTCTAGAATATACTGCTCCTAGTTTAAATGGATGTTCTCTACTATTATTCTCGATCTTTGAAAACTCATAGCTTTGACTCATCTCACCTAGATCATTTTCTCCATATAATCTAAGAGTTTTGATCTCACCGGCAGACATATTCTCGCCAATAGTAATCGTATCTCCATTACTATAATCAATTCCATCAGTAGCTGGATTACTACCATCTAAAGTATATCTACTTACTTCTATATCACTTCCACTAACATATAAAGTTATTTCTTGGCTATCTAGAAATTCTGCACCAGCTGGATCAGCTGAAACTACTACTTCTTGTGGTTCTCTTTCCCATTTTTCAATAATCTTTAAATTGCCTGCTACACCTAGATCTATTGGATCGGTAATAGTAAGTCGTCCAGGGAATATACTAATTTCCCCTGCTTTTCTTAATATTTCTTCTCCACTACTATCAAACAGCTGAACCACTAAGGTGTAATCGTTAGCAAGAATCTCTTGATCTAATACTGCTTGATCATTAATAATTTCTGCTTCATACTTTGAATTAATTAATTTTACCGTTCCTGAATCATAATCAAGATCAGTGTCAATATTAACCTCTAAAGAATCAGCAGTTAATAACTTCAAATCAACAGGGACAATTGTAACTTCAGACTTAGAAATTGTTGCAACATTACTTCCTTGATATACATCATAGCCAGGTTCATCTAAAGCCTTAACCTCTACATCATATATATTTCCTACAGCTAATTTATCAATGTTAAAGATAACACTACCTGAAGAAACCTTTTGGCTCTCTGTATGAACATCATCAGGATCATTCTGATTAGTAAGTTTAACTTCAACTGTTTCAACTAATGCATCGGTTATAGCCAATGTAGAAACAGGTACAGGAATTTCTAATGTTAATTTACCAGTTTTATTAAGACTACTATTGTTTCCATCACTACTACAAGCTGTCAACAAAATCAACAACATAAGTAGCCCTATAAATAAAGAGCTTCTTTTCTTAATTAAGCTCATAATGCTCCCTTCCTTTCTAATATAATTTCCTATTATTTAGAATCTCGGGAAGACATTAATGTCTTCCCTACATTAAATATTGAAATTACTAATTTACTGCTTCAATTAAGATAACTCCGTTATCAAAGTCAAACTCTACTGTACTATTACTTACTGTAGCAGTATCACCATCGTAAGCATCTCTTACTTGGGTTCCATCAGCAAAGATTCCTTCTACATTTACACTTGTAGTTCCACTTCCACCAATTGCAATTACAACTTTATCTTCCATAGCATTTCCACTATAAGTTCTACCATAAGTGTTATTTCCTAGATCAGTTTGTTGACCTGCACCTACAGCAGGATGGTCATGTCTAAATTGACCAACTTTCTGCCAATGGGCTAAAATATCTTGATTAGTGTTCCATTGATAATCTGATCTTGTAGGCTGATTTGCATCGCCATCAACCTCTGGTCCAAGCTCTCTAGAGTTCTCATCTCCATAATAAATCTGTACTCCACCAGGCAATAATAGTAGCATTGTTCCCATATCTTTATTAGTATCATACCAATTATAGGTATCCCTAGCATCATGAGAATTAATATAAGTTAACACATTCCAATCTCCATTATTAATCCGATTAGCATAATCCTGCCAAACATCTCCTACATTAGATATTGATGGAGGATTCTGGTTGAAAGAAAAATTAATTACTGATTCAAAGTCCTGTGTACCATCTCCATCATTATCATTGAAATAATCACTTCTACCTACACCATGACCAAAGTCTTCAGCAGTCATCCAAAAATCTTCATCCCATTCTGCTCCTGGGGCATTAGAATTCTCAGCCCTCCAAGTATCTAATGCATCTTCTGCGGCACCTTTCAATTGTCCCCATCGCCATTTTTCAACGTGTTTAGCAGTATCTACTCTAAACCCATCAATTCCAAACTCTTCTACCCACGCAGCTAACCATTTGATAATATAGTCAGCTGGTGCACTATTATTTAAATTCTTTCTTAACTCTTCAGCAGCTGGTACAATCCATTGATCATATCCACTTTGTTCCATTGACCATTTAGTCTCTAGTATTGGTGCTAATCCAATACTATTAGTTATTTCAGTTTTAATATCAGGCAAACCAGAATCAGGAAGCTGTTTTAAAGGTGGTTCCCCAAGTGGTTCATATCCAGGTAAACCTGCTCTAACCCAACCATTCCACCAATTACTCCAAGCAGATTTATTATCATAATCAATATAATGATCATGGTAACTGTGCCAATTCTCACCGGAAGATGGTCTCCAACTCATTACTTCTTCTTCACTAGCATCTATTCCACCAAATCCATATTGTACTCCATCCAGCATAGTGTTATAACCTGGATGATTCATTACAACATCCATTACAACTCTAATCCCTTGACTATGAGCAGTATTTACAAAATCCCTAAACTCTTCTATTGTACCCATATTTTTATCCATCATCGTCCAATCAAGCGCATAATAACCATGGTAACCATAATGAGGGAAACCTCCAGAACCGCCACCACAAAAACCATGCATCTGTTCATATGGAGCAGTAATCCAGATTGCATTAACACCTAAGTCTTCAAAATATCCTTCCTCTAACTTTTCAGTTAATCCAGCAATATCTCCCCCATGGAAAGTTCCTGTATTTAACTTATCACTACCATAATCAGTGATCCGTCCATAAGAATTATCATTACTTGGATCTCCATTAAAGAATCTATCGGTCATAACAAAGTAAACACTTGCATTATCCCAAGTAAACTTATCAACTACCGCTCCATCATCTCTAGTGTAATCATAGCTTACTTCAGTTGTTCCTTCTGAGTTAGTAGCACTTGCTGTTAAAGTACCCTTCTCACCATCAGCTACATAGTCACTTATTTTAATTTCAGTAATTTCAGTAGTAGAAAGTGTAAATGTTTCACCAGCAAATTCACAACTACTAGAAGTTATACTAGCACCACCATCATCAATAGGTCCTACCTCAATTACTGTATCTCCTTTATATGTTCCACCTTTAGGAGATACTGGAATCTTTGGTTCAGATGGACCATTAAGATTATCTGTTGTCCAATCACTTCCATCCCACCAGTATTGGCCTAAATCCTTAATTTCAGTATCGCCACCAGTTAATTTATTTCCACCATTAGCTGAATCTGTAATTATTATTCCAAAGCTAATTCCACTTTCATAATTATTTAAATTATCTTTACTTATAGTTAATTTATACCAACCATTGCTTTCTGAGTCCATAGCAGTTTGATTATTCCAACCACCAGTAGGCTCATACTTAGTTCCATCAGTACCTGTATACCAGCTATAAACATATGGTGTAGCACTAGAATCAGATTTAAAGTGTAAAGTAATTCCCTCTGGCGCTGGAGTAGTTTCACTAACTGAATCACTTAAATCACTAGCCAAAGCATCAGCATCATAGGCTCTTACCCAGTAATAATAAGTTGTGTCACCTTGAACATCTGTATCACTATAATTATGAGTAGTGATCGCTTTCTCCATTAAAGGAAGCTTCTCTGCCTCACTTGTTCCTCGATAGACTAAATACTTATCTGCACTATCATCCCAAGTTAAGTCTATTGCACCAGTACTTTCATTATATTTAGCAGTTAATCCAGTTGGAGCTTTAGGAGCTAACTGCCAAGTTACATTAACTTTTAATTTTCCTCCAGAAGTAGTATTCTCTAAATCAACACTAACATTCTCAGCACGACCTGGTAAAGCTTCAAAAACTTCAGTAGCTTTATCTACAATTAGATTCTCTTCACTATCATATAACTTGACTTTTGCAGCATATTCACCAGCTGGAGTAGAACCAAAATCAGCTTTTGCTTCAGCAACATCTATCTCAGCCTCTAATCCAACCTCTTCTGGTACTATAGTCACTATTCCACTAGCAGCCTCTGCTGGCATATTCTCAAAATTCATAGTTAAATTCTTAGTAGCTTGAAGTTCTAATGTTACTGTAACTGTAGACTCATCATCATTTGTAACTGCTGTTGTATCTTCAGGCGATTTGTAAGCTACAATTTCTTCATCTCCATCTACATAGATCCCCTTGATAATTATTTTATATTTAGCATTCTTTTTTAAGTTTTTAAACTCAAGACCGACTTCTGTAGTCCCTTCCTCAATTTTAGCTTCACTTTCATGAATATCATTGCTATCATTTACATTAATTACTTTTCCTTCTATCTTCTTTAAATTAATATCTAGTTTTTGAATACTTGCCCCGTCTTCTTGACTCCCAGGCAGCTTAACTGTAACTCCTAACTTTGATTGATTACCAGTTAGTTCATCGCTCCCCCCATTACTACTACATCCAACTAACATGAATAAAGTAATTATACTTAGTAATAAGGCTAATTTTTTTCCTCTTAATTTATAAAACATAAAATCCCACCTTTCATTTAGGTTAACATTAATAATTTATCATCCAAATTAGGCAAGTAAAACTTATTAAAATCTAAAATATAACCCATTATAATATTTGATAAATAAGTTCACTTGCCAGATATAGATTTAAAGTTTTTAATCATCAATTAATCTAGAAGACAATTCTACTTTATAGAATCCCTTCCATTGGACTGATGAATTTAATCATTACTATTATCTCTTCATTATTGAGCAGCATAAGTTACTTCAAGTGCTTCACTTAGATCACTTCCCAAAAATCCTCCATTACTACTCTTTCTATAAGAAACAACCCAGTAATAATAAGTTGTACCTGCTTCTACATTTTCATCAACATAAGTTTTAGTATCTGTAATTAAACTATATGTTAAAGGAGTTTTTTCGCCAGTTACTTCTGTACTACGATAGACTAGATAGCCTGCAATACCTTCTTCACTATCATCCCAACTTAGAGTTATAGCTGAATTATCTAAAGTTGATGATAAAGATACAGGAGCTTTTGGAGCTGTTTCCCAGTCTACTTCAATTCCTATTTGTGCAGACTCATCAATTACTGTTAAAGTAAATCCTACTGTTAATTCTGTTCCTGCTGTACTTCCTATAAACTCATAAGTTCCTGCTACACTTGTATCTACTATTCCATTCTCAACTATATTCCCATCGGAATCTTCCCAAGTTAAATTCACTTCTTTTGTAGTTCCGTCACTCATTGTTGCTGTTCCTGTTGCTGCTAAAGTATATTCTTCACCTACACCTACTATTGCTTTTGAAGGATTAACCGCTAAATTTTCAATGAATATTCCTTCCTTAACTATTAACTTGAAATTCACTGTTAATTCTGTTCCTTCTACACTTCCTATAAATTCATAAGTTCCTGCTACACTTGTATCCACTTCCTTATCCCAGATTATATCTACTGTTTCTTCACTTCCATCATTATAGCTTGCAGTAGCTGTTGCTGGTAGACTATAATTACTTCCAACTTGAACTGTTGCTTCTTTTGGATTAATATCTAAACTCTCAATAGTTCTTTCTTCCTTAACTATTAACTTGAAGCTTACTGTTAATTCTGTTCCTCCTACACTTCCTATAAATTCATAAGTTCCTGCTACACTTGTATCCACTTCCTTATCCCAGATTATATCTACTGTTTCTTCACTTCCATCATTATAGCTTGCAGTAGCTGTTGCTGGTAAGCTATAACTATTCCCTACCTCTACTGTTGCTTCTTTTGGATTAATATCTAAACTCTCAATAAATCTTTCTTCATCAGTAACTATTAACTTGAAGATTACTGTTAATTCTGTCCCTTCCACACTTCCTATAAATTCATAAGTTCCTGCTACACTTGTATCTACTTCCTTATTCCAATTCACTTTTACCGTTGATGCGCTTCCATCTGTCATTGTTGCTGTTGCAAACTGAGGTAATTCATATGTATCTCCTACTGATACTGTTATTTGAGAAGGATCAACACTTAATTCTTCTATCTCTACTGCTGTACTCTTTTTAGTTAACTTTGGAATAACAGGCATAGGGTCATCAGCTTTAACTATATAAGATCTACTCCATTTTTCATATCCTGTCGCTGTTACTTCAACATTATAAGTACCAGGCTTAAAATCATACTCTCCACCATCATTAATTTCATCAATTGTTTTAACTATAGCCCCATCACTATTTATAATTTCTATAGTATAATTAGCTATAATTTCACCTGTTTCAGCATCTTTAGGCACATTGATCTTTAGGATTCCTAATTCTGAACCTCCACCTCCTCCACTACTACTTGAACATCCAACTAATCCAATCACTAAAATTAAAAGTACTAATAAATAAAATTCCTTACTCCTCAAAACTACCATCTCCTTGAAATATATTTTTTATAAGAAAAAATAAAAACATACCCAAGCAATAATAAAATGCTAGATATGTTCTCTTATAACCTTATATACTTTTTTAAACTTATCTCTCTGTTCTAAACTTTTGACACTATTAATTTAAAAACTCTTATTAATTTTATAGTTTATAATCTTATTTAAAAATAAAAACCCCACCCTTATTATAAAATACAAGGGAGGGTTCACCATTAGCTCAATATAGACAATAGGTGACCAATTACAGTCTATACATCATTGCTTCCTGAAGAAGATTATTTTTATTTTTAGTATTATTTATTTTATATAAAAATAATAACATATAATGGAATTTAATTCAAGTTATTTTTTTAATAAATCAAAAATAATATAAAAAAAGGTATAAATCAGATTTTCTAATCCAATTTATACCTTTAATATATTAAGATAAAGGTTCATTAATTAGCTGGTACCCAAACACTCCAACCTTCATCAATAGAATTTTTCACTTTGAAATCTCCATACCCATCTGCATCAGTCTTAACCGTTCCTTTAACATTAGAAGTAATATCATAGAACTCAGTATTAGACTTACCTGAGTCGATTCTCTTAGTAGTTAAATCACCAGAAGTACCTTGGGAAATCATCATGACTAATCCCGTTCCTGGAACATCTGACAGACCTCCTCTAACATAAGAATAAGTATTTACATCATTAGTCTTAACCTCTCGTCCAGGACCATAAGCAAAATATCTTCTTGCCTTTAGTAATTTATCTAGTCCTACTTTCTTTCCATCTTGGTAATAATCTTTCCAATAAACCATAGGCAATCCATCTTCTCTCATTAAAATATAAGTATAAGCTTGATACTTTCTTATATTAATTGGTGCTTTATACTCTACAATATCTCGACCAGTATCATGATTATCTATAAAAGTAACTGTTTTATCAGCAAATTTCCTCTTATTAACCATACCGGCCTTACTTAGAGTAGACATATTTAAATTCCCATTTCTTAATGTTTCAAAGGTTTTTCTTAATGGAAAATCAAACACATGTAAATTAGGATTATTTACATCATACATATAAAAACTTAGCCCCATTGTATTCTCTACCCACGCTTCTCCTACAAAGAATACATCTTTAGCTGTATTTTCTTGAATACTACTTATCCATTCATCAATAAATTTAGAATCAACATGTTTAACTGCATCAAGTCTAAATCCATCAAAACCAATATCATTTATAATCCAACTTCCCCATTCCTTTAACTCATCTTTAACATTTTCATTTTGATAATCAACATCTGCCCCTAATAGATAATCCTTCTCAAAAGTATCATCCCATGTCTTCCCTTTGAAATTTTGTGGTGCTATATTCCCTAAATTAGCAGCATAATCTACACCATCGAAGGCCTTCCAATCCCATTTCCATTCATCAGCTTTACTATAATACTTCTGTCTTCCTTTAAGTGGATAAAATTTAGTATAAGTTTCTGCTTTCTGACCAGATGCTAAGATAGAATCCCCTATATTTTCATAACCAGCACCTAATCTATGATTTAATACTGCATCATAATAAACTTTAATTCCTTCTTGGTGAAGGTCAGCTATAGTTTGCTCCAACTCTTCTTTAGTTCCATATTTAGTTCTAACTGTGTTAACCTGATTAAATTCTCCCAAATCCCACAGATCATAAGTTCCATAACCTTCATCTTGTTGCTCATGAGCTTTATTAGCTGGTGGTACCCAAACAGAAGTAATCCCTATTTTAGCTAAATCATCTGAACGTTCAGAAAGTAGTTTCCATAGGTTTGATTCTTTTGGATATTTTTCTTTATACTTACCTTTATTCATTTCCCAATAGAAAGTTTGCATCAGAGTCTCATTAGGATCTTTAATTTCTGGATAACTTCTACTAGTAGTAAAATCAGTTTTAGTAGATAGCTCATTTCCTGTGCTAGACTTAATATTAGTAACTAGCTGGTAATTTGTTTTGGCTTCTAATTTTAAACCTGTTAAAGTAACTACATTTCCTTCTACATTAGTCTCAATTTTAGATTTACTATCCCCTTGGACTAAAGATACTTTTGCTCCAGCAACCTTTTCATTAAACTCTAGTTTAAACTCCCCTAAAGTATAATCTACACTATTAAGATTATAATCTGTTAAATCAGAGGAAACTAGAGCAAACTCATCTCCAGTTGATTTACAACCTGTTAATGTTACTGCTAAAATTAATATAGATAGTAAAGCATACAAAGTAACTCTTTTTCTCATTATCTACTTCTCCCCTTTCTTTATCTTTACTTCTAATTTTATATTCTCTAATGATAGCTATTTTCCTGCAATTATAGAATTAATTCATATATAATCAATAACTAATTTTGAGCTAATTCCTATCTTGTCTGGTAAATGTAACTTCTCTACTTACAGTACCTATTTGATTGCTAGCAGTTATAGTCAACCTACCAGTCTCCTCATTTTCTAAATAATCAGCAAGTCTTATATCTGCTTTATCTACAATATCGATTCTTTTACCATTAAATTCACAGATTAAATCTATAATCTTATCTCCATTATCTTTAATAGATAAAGTAATACTTTTAGTTCCTAAATAAGTACCAGCTGGAGTATCTATTATAATTTCAGGTTTAGATACAAATTTTCCATCTTTATACCACCATTCACCAGCTTCAATTCCCATTATATTTCCTGTATCACCACTATCCCAATTAATCTTTGCATTTAATTCTTCAACCTCAATATCTATTAGACTATAGCTATACCATCCATCTTCTTCCTCTAACATAGGTGTACCTGGCCATACACCAGTAGGCTCAATTTTAGCTTCACCTTTTCCTTGCCATAGATAAATATTTGGCACTTTCTTGTTATTATTCTTAAAATGGAATGTAAAATCTCTATTAGTATTATCTTTTTTATTATCAGTATCTCCTATTGTAAATCTAGCTGTTTTTGTAATTGTTGCTATATCATTCACTACTGTTACAGAAAGTTCTCCACTTTCATTCTCTTTAAGATAATCACCTAAAAGCACAGTAGTTTTATCTACATCTTCTCCACTAATATTCAAACTAATATCTTGGTTATTAAATCTAGCACTTGTCTCTATAATATCTTCTCCACTAATAGATATCTCCAGTTGAGTCTCAGAGTCATAAGAACCAGGTTCTAAATCAAACTCAATTTCTGGCTTAGCTGGCTTATCAGGATTATAGGAGTACCATCGACCTTCCTGATACCACCATTCATTTTCTCTTCTATGCAAATCTTCGAATTTTCTTCCATCACCAGATACAAAAATGATATTTATATTTCTGATCTCTGGAAACTCAGCAACATACCAATCATTAGCTTCTGATTTCATAGTTTCCATATCTTCTAAACTGCCTGATAATTCTATTTTTTCTTCTTGTTCATTTAGATACCAAGTATATATTTGAGGAGCTTTCTGAGCATCACTATCTTTAAAGTGTAGCTTAACACCATCATACTTACTAGGAATAGCAGTGGCACTAACCTTGGTAGATAACTCACTATTTAGCCCAGCTTTATCAATTGCTTTAACCCAATAATAGTATGTATCACCTGCCATTGCAGTTCTATCTTTGTAATAATTATTTGTACTCTCTTCTAAGGGAGTTTTAGAACTCTTATCTGATCCCCTATAAATCATATAATTAGTAGAATTATCTTCCCAATTGAGCAAAATACCTGACTCTGTTGCTAAAGCAGTTAGCCCAGTAGGAGCCTTTGGTGCTACTGTAGATAACCAAGTAGTATTAACTACCTTCTCTTTAGCTAAGTCATACTCTATTTGGGTAACTCTTCCTGGTAAAATCTTAAGGTCATTAACCGTTTTTTCATAAATTGAGTTATTATCTGAATCAAATAAATCTATCTCTAATAGATATTTATTAGCAGAAATTTCATTAAAGCGAGCCACCTTATTGTCAATATTAATATCTGTTTTCAACCCATTAGAAGGAGTTAAAAATACTTTTCCTGATTTAACTTCTGAGATTAAATTACTTAGCTTAATCACTAATCCTTTAGCATCTGTTAAATCTTCTTCACCAAATGAAACTGTAAGTAGATTATCATCACCATTGATTGTAGTAGACTTATCATTATCTTCATAGACTATATAACCATCTTCATCCTTAACAGCTATATCAAGCTCATATGTACTCCCTCTAGATAAGTTATTGAAGTTTAAAGAAACACTACTGCTACTGCCTTTAATCTCCTTAGTTTCACTGTCTTTATCATTACTATTATTACGATTTACAATTGATACCTCTACCTTTTTCACGGTAAATTCTTCTTCAATCTTATCTGTTGCTTCATCTGTATCTTTCTTGGGAACTTTAACGGTTACTTTTAAATTGGAACTACCACTGAGGGTATTAGTTCTAGCACCATCACTACATCCCAATATAGTTAAGAGTAATAAGAATACCATCACTGATATTAATACTCTCTCTAAAGCAGATTTAAACATTAATCTCACAGCCTTTCTATATCTTAATAATCATAATATAATTTATCATCTTTCTAATTATTGCTTTATTACTTACAAAACTTGAACTGCGATCTATAACATAATATAAAATTAAATTTTATAAATTACTATTTCTACTACAAGAAAATATTTCCTTCATTAATAATTATATAAATCAAATCCTTTACTATTTCATAAATAAAGTTTTAAAGGGATTTAAAACTTTATTTATGAAATAGTAATTCAACTTAGAAAATTCTATAATATATAATAACATATATATATAAAATGAGGCAACTATATAGTTGCCCCATTTTTAAACTAAATTAGTTTATTTAATTGTATAAGTTTGATAAGTTAATTCTTGATCTACTGTTGGATCAACTAACTTATCATCAAAAGGAGCATCAATGATATTTGTAACCTCCCAATAACCATTCATCATTACTGGTAAGATTCTTATATCATCACCAGCTTGAAGTCCTAAAGCACTAAGAGAATAACTTACTTCTATAATGCTTCCATCTGCAGAACGGTTATACTCAGCTACTGTATCATCTTGAACCTCTGTACCTAACCAAGTGAAGGCACCATATCCAGGATTACCATCACCATCTAAATATGTGTAAAGAATACCTTCGAAACTAGTATCATCACTATAAACTATATTCTTATCTCCCCATGTCCAGCTTGTGTTAGCTCCAAGATCACTGATACCTGTGCTATCAGTTGTATTATCAATCAAAAACATAGCATCTGTACCCCAACTACCATCAGCTAATTCCACTAACATATATAAATTATCAGTATCATTAGCTACATAAATATTTTGAACATCCATTCCTGCTGGATCAGCTATATTATCTCCAGTGTCAGTTACCCAAGCATCTGCTGTAGCATCAGTATATTTATCAGCTATAGAAGTATCATCCCAAGCTACGTCTTTATTTCCATCTACAACTATTGAATCAGATGCAGGCTCTACTTTAATTACTGCTACAGATAATGGATCTACAGTTACTGTATCAGCAGTTACTGTTACACCAGATACAGTTGATACTGCAGTAGCACCAGACTCATCATTATCTACAAGAACTGTAGCACTTGTCAAGTCTTCTTTTACTGCAAAATCTCTTTCAATTGTATCTCCATTAATGAATACATAGTATTCACTTAGATCTGTTGCTGTAGATTTATAAGCAATAATTTTATCTTCAGCATCTTCGGCAGGATAAATAAGCTTTACATTAGAATCAACTAAAGATTTATCACCTAATCTAAAGGCATCTGTTGATCTTCTTAGTTTAATAAGACCTTTAGTATACTCCATAGTCTCATTTTGAACTGTATCTCCAGTTGCTGCATTCCAATCAAATGCATTAATTACATCAGATGAATCATAAGAGTTGTGAATAAATACATCTCCTGTCGCTGGTACTTCTGTATCCTCACCTTCAGGACTTCCTGTACCCTTCCACTCTTTAGTTCTACCATATTCTTGACCACCATGTAAGAAAGAAATTCCTTGACTTGTTAAGATAATAGCATTTCCAAGTCTAATTCTCTTTTGAATCTCTTCCTCTGAATCAGCAGGTGATTTCTCAATAGATTGAGCAATCACATCATGTAAAGTTAAGTTATCATGAGCAGCAATATACTGAACAACATCGCCTGGGTCATCAGCAGTAAAGTTACCTGGCTGAGCTTTAATATTGTTAAAGATTGTTTCGATAGGTCTATCTCCACCAGTAATAAACATCGGTTGACCTTCACTTCCATAACCAGATTTTAAGTTATTTCTAATTTCATCAGAGAATACTGCTACATCATCTGTGCTAGAAACAAAGTCTTGATCAGCACCTTCAGTACCTTCAGGACCAGTATACATTCTCCATCCTTCACCAATAAATAATGTATCAGGGTTTACTTTTGCTACAGCATCATAGGCTGATTGTATTGTCTCACTATCAATTAATCCCATTAAGTCAAATCTAAATCCATCTACTTTATACTCTTCCGTCCAGTAAACTAATGAATCTACAATTAATTTTCTCATCATAGCATGAGTAGAAGCAGTATCATTTCCACATCCAGAACCATTAGCACCTTCTCTAAAGTAATAACCTGGATTAATTCTATCCATAATATCTGTTGCTGCCATATGATTATAAACAACATCAAGAGTTACTGCCATACCTGCATCATGAATAGCTTGAACGAGATCTTTTAACTCTTTAATTCTTAATTCAGGATCTGTAGAATCTTCTGAATACATTCCTTCTGGAGCAAAATAACTATGTGGATCATAACCCCAATTATAATTATTTCCACTAGAATCATACTCTGTTTCTCTTGTTCCTGACTGTGACTCATCTCCAAAGTAATACGACATTACAGGAAGTAATTGAATATGGGTTACTCC
Above is a window of Orenia marismortui DSM 5156 DNA encoding:
- a CDS encoding Ig-like domain-containing protein, encoding MRSKEFYLLVLLILVIGLVGCSSSSGGGGGSELGILKINVPKDAETGEIIANYTIEIINSDGAIVKTIDEINDGGEYDFKPGTYNVEVTATGYEKWSRSYIVKADDPMPVIPKLTKKSTAVEIEELSVDPSQITVSVGDTYELPQFATATMTDGSASTVKVNWNKEVDTSVAGTYEFIGSVEGTELTVIFKLIVTDEERFIESLDINPKEATVEVGNSYSLPATATASYNDGSEETVDIIWDKEVDTSVAGTYEFIGSVGGTELTVSFKLIVKEERTIESLDINPKEATVQVGSNYSLPATATASYNDGSEETVDIIWDKEVDTSVAGTYEFIGSVEGTELTVNFKLIVKEGIFIENLAVNPSKAIVGVGEEYTLAATGTATMSDGTTKEVNLTWEDSDGNIVENGIVDTSVAGTYEFIGSTAGTELTVGFTLTVIDESAQIGIEVDWETAPKAPVSLSSTLDNSAITLSWDDSEEGIAGYLVYRSTEVTGEKTPLTYSLITDTKTYVDENVEAGTTYYYWVVSYRKSSNGGFLGSDLSEALEVTYAAQ
- a CDS encoding starch-binding protein, which gives rise to MFKSALERVLISVMVFLLLLTILGCSDGARTNTLSGSSNLKVTVKVPKKDTDEATDKIEEEFTVKKVEVSIVNRNNSNDKDSETKEIKGSSSSVSLNFNNLSRGSTYELDIAVKDEDGYIVYEDNDKSTTINGDDNLLTVSFGEEDLTDAKGLVIKLSNLISEVKSGKVFLTPSNGLKTDINIDNKVARFNEISANKYLLEIDLFDSDNNSIYEKTVNDLKILPGRVTQIEYDLAKEKVVNTTWLSTVAPKAPTGLTALATESGILLNWEDNSTNYMIYRGSDKSSKTPLEESTNNYYKDRTAMAGDTYYYWVKAIDKAGLNSELSTKVSATAIPSKYDGVKLHFKDSDAQKAPQIYTWYLNEQEEKIELSGSLEDMETMKSEANDWYVAEFPEIRNINIIFVSGDGRKFEDLHRRENEWWYQEGRWYSYNPDKPAKPEIEFDLEPGSYDSETQLEISISGEDIIETSARFNNQDISLNISGEDVDKTTVLLGDYLKENESGELSVTVVNDIATITKTARFTIGDTDNKKDNTNRDFTFHFKNNNKKVPNIYLWQGKGEAKIEPTGVWPGTPMLEEEDGWYSYSLIDIEVEELNAKINWDSGDTGNIMGIEAGEWWYKDGKFVSKPEIIIDTPAGTYLGTKSITLSIKDNGDKIIDLICEFNGKRIDIVDKADIRLADYLENEETGRLTITASNQIGTVSREVTFTRQDRN
- a CDS encoding alpha-amylase domain-containing protein; this translates as MRKRVTLYALLSILILAVTLTGCKSTGDEFALVSSDLTDYNLNSVDYTLGEFKLEFNEKVAGAKVSLVQGDSKSKIETNVEGNVVTLTGLKLEAKTNYQLVTNIKSSTGNELSTKTDFTTSRSYPEIKDPNETLMQTFYWEMNKGKYKEKYPKESNLWKLLSERSDDLAKIGITSVWVPPANKAHEQQDEGYGTYDLWDLGEFNQVNTVRTKYGTKEELEQTIADLHQEGIKVYYDAVLNHRLGAGYENIGDSILASGQKAETYTKFYPLKGRQKYYSKADEWKWDWKAFDGVDYAANLGNIAPQNFKGKTWDDTFEKDYLLGADVDYQNENVKDELKEWGSWIINDIGFDGFRLDAVKHVDSKFIDEWISSIQENTAKDVFFVGEAWVENTMGLSFYMYDVNNPNLHVFDFPLRKTFETLRNGNLNMSTLSKAGMVNKRKFADKTVTFIDNHDTGRDIVEYKAPINIRKYQAYTYILMREDGLPMVYWKDYYQDGKKVGLDKLLKARRYFAYGPGREVKTNDVNTYSYVRGGLSDVPGTGLVMMISQGTSGDLTTKRIDSGKSNTEFYDITSNVKGTVKTDADGYGDFKVKNSIDEGWSVWVPAN